TGAGGCGATTGTTGGTTAGGTCGGCGTTGGTGCCGATCTCGCTGACGATTGGCGGGTCGTGGAGGTTGATCGAACCGTCGGAGTTACGGGTAAAGATGGACGCGAGATCGAAACGAAATCCGTCGACGTGCTGCTGTTGGTCCCAAAATCGCAGGCTGTCAACGATGTGTCGTCGCATCGCTCGATTGGCAGTGTGGAGCGTATTGCCCGTGCCGCTGTAGTTGGCGAATGGCGAGTTGGGATTACCAGTCATCATGTAGGCCGAGCTACTGTCGATGCCTTTGAAACTGTAGGTCGGCCCGGTGTGGTCGCCTTCACACGTGTGGTTGTAAACGACGTCCAAGATGACTTCGATTCCAGCGGTGTGAAGGGCTTGGACCATGGTCCGGAATTCGAGTTGCTGGCTACAGACGTCAGGATTGGTTCCATACGCATGGTGCGGCGAATAGAAATTCAGCGGCATGTATCCCCAGTAGTTTCCGTCGTCGGGATCAAACTGAAAAATCGGCATCAATTCGACTGCCGTGATCCCAAGATCGACGAGGTACGGAATTTTGTCGACAACGCCAAGGAACGTGCCGCGATGGGATTCGGGTACTCCGGAGTTCGGGTTGCGTGTAAATCCACGGATATGCAATTCGTAGATAACGAGGTCGTTGCCGTGACGTGGCTGCCGATCGTCTTGCCAATCGAATCCACACAATTGATTCGGCAACACTCCCAGCGGTGCTTGACCCGCATTCGATCCTGGCCGGCACGCTGCTTCGCGACAGAAGCCTTCAGGAAAGTAGACGCTTTGGGCACACGGATCGAGCAGGATTTTCTCGTGGTCGAAGCTGTGCCAATCGTAGCCCGCCTGCGGCGCTGGCCCGTCGACGCGGTAGGCATAGTAGGCGGCGCCTTTCGCGTTCAGATCACTGACGCGGCAATGCCAAACCGGCCCCGATTTGTTCTTCAAGTAGTCGAAGTCATACTCAAAAATCGGATGGACGATGTCCTGCTTGGTAAACAAGAGCAACCGGACCGCTTCGGCGTGTTTGGAATAGAGCGAGAAGTTGAACGCTTGCTCCTCCTCGACCCACGTCGCGCCGAGCGGGTAGGGCGTGCCCTCGATTTGTGACCAGGTTTTCATTTTTGTTCTCTCTCGTAGCCTAGGCTACGCGAGTTTGATGCCTTCAAAGACTCGATAGGCGAACAGCTTGATGCGATCGTTCAGCAGGAACCAAGCCAACGCGTACACCCACACCAATCCTGCCAATTCCCAGCCGATCGGAGCCATGAAGATGCCGTACACGGACAACAACGTCGCGATGACCTGCGTTCCCAGGACTGCGGCGAACAGAACTTTTGCAGGCCGAATCGACCAAAACGGACCACGCGTTCTCGTCACAAAAACGGTCAGATGACCGGCGACGGAAAGTTTCAAATAGATCAACGATTGAATCGTGTCCCGGTCGAACTTGTAGACTTGCTCGGCCAGATAGAACAGCAGGAACGAGGCAACGACTCCTGCGACTCCCAATGTGCAGGCGACACCCAACACCATTCGCATGTTCCATTGCTCGGGCATTTCGGCGTATCGAACACGGTCGTAAGCAATTGTCAAGATCGCACCATCGTTGAGCAACGCGAGCAACACAATCATGACCGCAGTGACGGGATAGAAGTTGAACACCAATATCGACAGCGTCATGAAGAACAGCACACGGATCGTTTCGGCGATTCGATAGATGGCGTAGCTGTTCATCCGCTGGAAAATCTTGCGAGCTTCCTTGATTGCGTCGATCACGACCGAAAGGCCCGGCGAAAGCAGTACGATGTCGGCAGCCGCCCGTGCCGCGTCCGTTGCTCCCGAAACTGCGATTCCGCAGTCCGCCTTTTTGAGGGCCGGAGCGTCGTTGACTCCGTCTCCCGTCATGCCGACGATGTGCCCGTGATTTTGCAAAACGCTGACAATATGGAACTTGTGCTCGGGATAGACCTGGGCGAATCCATCGGCCGATTCGATCATGGCGTCGACTTGTGTTGATTCTTGATAGCTGGTGTCCTGAAACACTTTGGCGTCAACAAATTCGCGTCCCATGTCCAGCTGAGCGGCGATCTCGCGACCGATTGCCAACTGATCGCCGGTCACCATCTTCACGGCACACCCCATCGCGCGTGCCGTGGCGATCGTCGACTTGGAGTCTTCTCGCGGTGGATCAAACAGCGGCAACACGCCCAGCAAGCGCCAACCGTTGTGTGCATCCCACTGGGCAACGCCTAACGATCGGAAACCACGGGCTGCGAACTGGTCGACGGCATCGTTGACCGAGCCACGAATCGCTTCGGCATCGGGCAGCAGATCGAGGATAACCTGCGGAGCGCCCTTAGAAGTCTTGAATTCGCCACCGTCGCGGGCGTGGACTGTCGCCTCGGTACGCTTGTGCACCGGATCGAACGGTTGGAAGTGAACGACTTGATAGGGTGCGGTTGTCGCCGAATCACATTCGGCCAAAATGGCTTGGTCAATCGCGTCTTGGTTCTCGGCACGCGAGGCCAACGCGGCGGCGCGTAGAATCTCTTCCTGTGTGATCGTTTCCATCAAGAACGGATCACCGAGCTTCAATTTGTTTTGCGTTAGCGTGCCGGTTTTGTCGCTACACAGCACATCCATGCCCGCCAGTTCCTCGATCGACGCCAGCCGACTGACGATCGCTTGACCACGTGCCAGCACTCTCGCCCCGACGGCCATCGTCACGGACAACACGGTCGGCATCGCAACAGGGATCGCGGCCACGGTCAACACTAATGCGAACTGCAACGTCTCGGCGATCGGATCGCCCCGAAACAGAGCAACCAACAAGATCAAGGCGACCAAAACGACCGCGACAATGATGAGGAAGTCGCCGATTTTCAACACGGCCTTTTGAAAGTGGCTTGTCGTGTGAACCGTTTCGACCAAGTGGGCTGTTTGTCCAAAATAGGTATTGCCACCTGTGCCAAAGACCAACGCGTCGATTTCGCCTTGTTTGATAATCGAACCTGAATAGACGGTCTCGCCCGAGTTGCGAGTCACCGGCAACGATTCACCCGTCAACGCCGACTGATCGACTTCGACCGAATCACCGTCGAGCAATTTGGCATCCGCGGGCACGATATCCCCTAAACGGACTCGGACGACATCGCCAGGCACAAGCTTACGAGCGGGCATCGAAGTCCATTTTCCGTCACGTTTGACACGTGCATTGAGTGCCAGTCGTGATTTGAGTGCCGCGATCGCGTTGCCCGCTTGAAACTCCTCCCAAAATCCGACAATGGCGTTTACGATCAACAACGTGAGAATGATTGCGAAGTCGGCCCAGTGTTGCACCAAGGCTGAGAGCACGGCAGCTACTTCGA
The sequence above is a segment of the Novipirellula galeiformis genome. Coding sequences within it:
- a CDS encoding glycogen debranching protein, producing MKTWSQIEGTPYPLGATWVEEEQAFNFSLYSKHAEAVRLLLFTKQDIVHPIFEYDFDYLKNKSGPVWHCRVSDLNAKGAAYYAYRVDGPAPQAGYDWHSFDHEKILLDPCAQSVYFPEGFCREAACRPGSNAGQAPLGVLPNQLCGFDWQDDRQPRHGNDLVIYELHIRGFTRNPNSGVPESHRGTFLGVVDKIPYLVDLGITAVELMPIFQFDPDDGNYWGYMPLNFYSPHHAYGTNPDVCSQQLEFRTMVQALHTAGIEVILDVVYNHTCEGDHTGPTYSFKGIDSSSAYMMTGNPNSPFANYSGTGNTLHTANRAMRRHIVDSLRFWDQQQHVDGFRFDLASIFTRNSDGSINLHDPPIVSEIGTNADLTNNRLIAEPWDAGGEFQLGQKFPGQRWMQWNAHFRDTLQRFVRGDTGMIADLMTRLYGSADLFPDDRFHALQPPLSINYITSHDGSTLYDLVSYNEKRNWANGHNNTDGSKEYRWNSGWEGDEGVPPEVQQLRKQQIKNLICLLMLSNGTPMFRMGDEFMQTQGGNTNPYNQDNETSWLDWNRRSECGEIFHFVKQMIAFRKAHPSISRSRFWRDDIKWYGTGHLVDMSPPSQQLAYCLHGSSQNDGDLYVMINAAAEPIEFGIQEGAPGTWEIAVDTSQPELVSQKPVDKSMYEVPSRAVIVLKKDCHETI
- a CDS encoding plasma-membrane proton-efflux P-type ATPase translates to MNTTLESKSKPLQTLSAAELETQLATTPAGLTQVEAAARLAKYGPNELAEEAANPLLKLFSYFWGPIPWMIEVAAVLSALVQHWADFAIILTLLIVNAIVGFWEEFQAGNAIAALKSRLALNARVKRDGKWTSMPARKLVPGDVVRVRLGDIVPADAKLLDGDSVEVDQSALTGESLPVTRNSGETVYSGSIIKQGEIDALVFGTGGNTYFGQTAHLVETVHTTSHFQKAVLKIGDFLIIVAVVLVALILLVALFRGDPIAETLQFALVLTVAAIPVAMPTVLSVTMAVGARVLARGQAIVSRLASIEELAGMDVLCSDKTGTLTQNKLKLGDPFLMETITQEEILRAAALASRAENQDAIDQAILAECDSATTAPYQVVHFQPFDPVHKRTEATVHARDGGEFKTSKGAPQVILDLLPDAEAIRGSVNDAVDQFAARGFRSLGVAQWDAHNGWRLLGVLPLFDPPREDSKSTIATARAMGCAVKMVTGDQLAIGREIAAQLDMGREFVDAKVFQDTSYQESTQVDAMIESADGFAQVYPEHKFHIVSVLQNHGHIVGMTGDGVNDAPALKKADCGIAVSGATDAARAAADIVLLSPGLSVVIDAIKEARKIFQRMNSYAIYRIAETIRVLFFMTLSILVFNFYPVTAVMIVLLALLNDGAILTIAYDRVRYAEMPEQWNMRMVLGVACTLGVAGVVASFLLFYLAEQVYKFDRDTIQSLIYLKLSVAGHLTVFVTRTRGPFWSIRPAKVLFAAVLGTQVIATLLSVYGIFMAPIGWELAGLVWVYALAWFLLNDRIKLFAYRVFEGIKLA